One window of Thermocoleostomius sinensis A174 genomic DNA carries:
- a CDS encoding nicotinate-nucleotide adenylyltransferase, producing MTSIALFGTSADPPTAGHQSILAWLSDQFDEVAVWASDNPFKSHQTPLEHRAAMLQLLIEDIYPPRHNIHLRPEMSSPRSLITVERAKQQWPESTLTLVIGADLVAQLPQWYRVEDLLQQVNLLIVPRSGYPLTNSDLQPLQQQGATVEIANLSVPAVSSTAYREEGDSEIVTPPVEAYIHREQLYECQDAPKKSWLIQRRNAS from the coding sequence ATGACTTCGATCGCTCTATTTGGTACTAGCGCTGATCCGCCTACAGCTGGACATCAATCGATTCTGGCGTGGCTGTCAGATCAGTTTGACGAAGTGGCTGTCTGGGCATCCGATAATCCATTTAAGTCCCATCAGACACCACTGGAACATCGGGCTGCAATGTTGCAACTTCTAATCGAGGATATTTATCCACCTCGGCATAATATTCATCTTCGTCCAGAGATGAGTAGCCCTCGATCGCTCATCACAGTTGAGCGGGCCAAGCAACAATGGCCAGAGTCTACGCTAACCTTAGTGATTGGAGCCGATTTAGTGGCTCAACTTCCTCAGTGGTATCGCGTAGAAGACCTGCTGCAACAGGTCAATCTATTGATTGTGCCGCGATCGGGGTATCCCCTGACAAACTCTGACTTGCAGCCATTACAGCAACAGGGAGCTACTGTAGAGATTGCCAATCTTTCGGTTCCGGCCGTATCCTCTACAGCGTATCGTGAAGAGGGAGATTCAGAGATCGTCACTCCTCCAGTTGAGGCATACATTCATCGGGAGCAACTGTACGAATGCCAGGACGCACCCAAAAAAAGCTGGTTGATTCAGCGCCGCAACGCATCCTAG
- a CDS encoding NUDIX hydrolase: MPGRTQKKLVDSAPQRILADFKVGVDNVIFSVDTDQNRLLVLLVMRHEEPCIGQWSLPGTLVRQGESLEDAAYRVLSEKIRVENLYLEQLYTFGGPDRDPREASTSYGVRYLSVSHFALVRYVEAELIADGVSGIAWYPMHQVPKLAFDHNQILEYGYRRLRNKLEYSPVAFEVLPELFTLNDLYQLYTTVLGDNFSDYSNFRSRLLKLGFLQDTGVKVSRGAGRPATLYRFDANAFAPFKDKPLVFI; the protein is encoded by the coding sequence ATGCCAGGACGCACCCAAAAAAAGCTGGTTGATTCAGCGCCGCAACGCATCCTAGCGGATTTCAAAGTGGGCGTAGACAATGTCATCTTCTCCGTAGACACGGATCAAAATCGTTTGCTGGTGCTGCTGGTGATGCGCCATGAAGAACCCTGCATTGGTCAGTGGAGTTTGCCAGGAACCTTGGTTCGTCAAGGAGAATCGTTGGAAGATGCCGCTTATCGGGTCTTGTCTGAGAAAATTCGGGTTGAAAATTTATATTTGGAACAGCTTTATACGTTTGGTGGGCCCGATCGCGATCCACGCGAAGCCTCGACAAGTTATGGTGTGCGCTATCTTTCAGTCAGTCACTTTGCCCTAGTGCGCTATGTGGAAGCCGAATTAATTGCCGATGGCGTCAGCGGTATTGCTTGGTATCCGATGCATCAAGTCCCTAAACTAGCGTTTGATCATAACCAAATTTTGGAATATGGCTATCGCCGCTTGCGCAACAAGTTGGAATATAGCCCCGTTGCCTTTGAAGTGTTACCAGAATTGTTTACACTCAACGATCTCTATCAGCTCTACACCACAGTACTAGGAGACAACTTCTCGGATTATTCCAACTTTCGATCGCGGTTACTAAAACTTGGGTTTCTCCAAGATACGGGTGTAAAAGTATCGCGTGGGGCCGGACGCCCCGCTACCCTCTATCGGTTTGATGCTAACGCATTTGCGCCATTCAAAGATAAACCCTTAGTTTTTATCTAA
- a CDS encoding PAS domain-containing protein, which produces MAAADLSTELSTDLLPIREIVHQDLVRLQTSEYSAPEPQHDLLAQLTYQTGLLDQILSASSDMILILDRRLRFTYTNSVSRRVLKAERHFFLGKTLQEIDYFFLGDFASNCEQVFANGQAIYAEFTISANHENKVFEYSLNPIYGINHEIDAVICVAKDITRQRQSDLALQVAEKNYHNVFELANDSIFIAELATQRIFSVNQKASRRLGYTRQELLQLTMNDVMMPLADDRREEILQELQTTGSVTFEHQQRHKTGKGVPAEFSCHMVEYEGKLAVQSFVRDITEQQRVEAQLRHLEAALAKAMNTAANPIDLEDTSEDLEDISEQSTDIQCSCGEDD; this is translated from the coding sequence ATGGCAGCGGCGGATTTATCTACCGAACTTTCTACAGACTTACTGCCCATTCGTGAAATAGTTCACCAAGATCTTGTCCGACTCCAAACATCCGAGTACTCGGCTCCAGAGCCTCAGCATGATTTGCTAGCACAGCTTACTTATCAAACCGGGCTATTGGATCAAATTCTATCTGCTAGCTCAGATATGATCCTTATCCTCGATCGCAGATTGCGATTTACTTATACGAATTCTGTTAGTCGGCGCGTATTAAAAGCTGAACGACATTTTTTTTTAGGTAAGACTTTACAAGAGATTGATTATTTCTTTTTGGGAGACTTTGCTTCTAATTGTGAGCAAGTGTTTGCAAACGGGCAAGCTATTTATGCTGAATTTACGATTTCAGCCAACCACGAAAATAAAGTATTTGAGTATAGCTTAAACCCAATTTACGGTATCAATCATGAAATTGATGCCGTTATCTGTGTTGCTAAGGATATTACTCGGCAAAGACAAAGTGATCTAGCACTTCAAGTAGCTGAGAAAAATTACCATAATGTCTTTGAGTTAGCGAACGATTCCATTTTTATTGCTGAGCTAGCAACGCAACGTATTTTCAGCGTGAATCAGAAAGCTTCTAGACGCTTGGGATATACTCGCCAAGAACTGTTGCAACTGACTATGAATGATGTCATGATGCCTTTAGCTGACGATCGTCGAGAAGAGATTTTGCAAGAATTACAAACAACAGGCAGCGTCACTTTTGAGCATCAACAGCGACACAAAACTGGTAAAGGCGTTCCAGCGGAATTTAGTTGCCACATGGTTGAATATGAAGGCAAGTTAGCGGTGCAAAGCTTTGTTCGAGATATCACTGAGCAGCAAAGAGTTGAAGCACAACTGCGACACTTGGAAGCGGCCCTTGCCAAAGCCATGAACACAGCAGCAAATCCGATAGATCTTGAAGACACATCAGAAGATCTTGAAGACATATCAGAGCAATCTACAGACATCCAGTGCTCTTGCGGCGAGGACGATTGA